DNA from Pseudomonas mendocina:
TTCTCTGCCGTGGCCAACTGCGCCCCAAGCTACAAGCCGCTGCTGGCACAGAACAACGGCCGCAACCAGGTGGTGCGCATGCACATCATCACCGACGGCACGGCCAATATTCAGCTCAAGATCGACCCGTCCGTGGTGCTGGCAACCCGCAGCTACGTGGACGTGATCATGGCCGGCCACCTGGCGGCCGCCGACCCACACCCGCAGTACAAGACCGAAGTAGCCACCCAGCCCGAAGCCGAAGCCGGCCTCAACAACGTCAAACGTATGACCCCGCTACGCGTGTTTCAGGCCATGCGTTCGGCGGCGGCAGCGGCCACCGAAGCACTGCGCGGCGTGCTGCGCGTGGGTACTCAGGCTGAGGTGAATGCGGGAACGCTGGATGACGTCGCGGTCACCCCTAAAAAGCTGCGCTTGGGATTCGCTATCAGTATCGCCCAGAACGGCTACGTGGTTTTCCCGACATGGTTGGGCGGCCTGGTTATTCAATGGGGCCTGGCTACGCTTTCTGCGTCCGTTAGCGCGGCCGTTACATTTCCATTGGCGTTCCCCAATAGCGTGCGGGCGGTCATTGCCCAACGCGTAACAAACGGCGGCCAAGCCAACGCGCTTACCGTCGCCACAAGTCCGGCGGTATCTCTGAACGGTTTCACTTATCTACACGCCGCATCGCCGCTAACCGAAAACGACTATTGGATTGCCAT
Protein-coding regions in this window:
- a CDS encoding phage tail protein, whose amino-acid sequence is MVDVNTQFGGFLTTQGAAKKTNCDALGEPWQLTHMRIGDANGADPVPAPGQTQLINQVYRAQLNQLYVSPADPNVLVAELVLPPNVGGWWIRELALEDVDGVFSAVANCAPSYKPLLAQNNGRNQVVRMHIITDGTANIQLKIDPSVVLATRSYVDVIMAGHLAAADPHPQYKTEVATQPEAEAGLNNVKRMTPLRVFQAMRSAAAAATEALRGVLRVGTQAEVNAGTLDDVAVTPKKLRLGFAISIAQNGYVVFPTWLGGLVIQWGLATLSASVSAAVTFPLAFPNSVRAVIAQRVTNGGQANALTVATSPAVSLNGFTYLHAASPLTENDYWIAIGN